In the genome of candidate division WOR-3 bacterium, the window CCAATCTTCTTGAAACTCTGGTCAAAAAGAATTGTTGTGCTATCAGTTAAGATACTTATGTATTTATCCACAGAAATTGATTTTCCGTTCTTTAGATTCACTGCCTGGATAAAATCCCCAATCTCGGAAAAAATAGAAACCCTATCCCTCTCAAGAACATAGACTCTCCCTCCTATTACATCTATATCCAGAGGAGAATTGATAAAACCTTCCCCTTTACCAAAATGTCCAAATGAATAAGAAAGAGAACTTTCTCCATAAACATCAATTTGAGATTTTAAAGGATCTAAGATAAATACTTTTTCACCAGAAATCGCAATCGAGGTTGGTTCTTCAGTTTCAATTTCCCTTGAAAATAGAAAATTCCCATTACGGTCAAAAACTTTTATATTTTTTGAGCCTCGGTCAAGAACAAAAACTCTTCCATTTTCAATATCAATAGAAACAGGCCCTGTAAGCTCCCCCTCTTCCATTCCAAAATTCCCAAACTTAATAATCCCATTCCCTTCTCTAAGAATTTTATCCTTCAAAAGAAAATAAGTATAATTCCCGAATGTTTTTATCTTGAGAACCTCCTCCGAAGAAACTGGAACTTTCACCTCTTCGGTCAGTTCAACCTTAAAAGGTTCTACAATTAAGAAAAGAAGAATGATAGAAATCATAATAATTACACTATCCGCCCCCCGCTTTCCGCAACCCGCGAAAAAAGTTTTGAAAGCATCATTTTTATTCGTTCATATTCACTTTCAATTCTTTCATAATCTTTATTATCAATGTATCCAAGGTCCTTTGAAAGTAATAATTGATATCTAACTTCTTCACAGGAATCAAGAGCTATGCTTACAAACCGAGCAAAATCTTTTTCACCCTTTCTCCCTCCACCTTCTCCAAGATTCATTGGTATTGAATATGTCGACCTTCTCAATTGACTTACAAGCCCACATATCTCTTCTTTCGGGAAACTTTTTGTTAATTTGTATATCTCCAGTGTCATCTTATGAGAGACATTAAATACATCATATTCTCTTACATTTCTCATTTTTACTCCTTTCTAGCGGTTAGCGGTAAGCGGATTGCGGTTTGCGCCTTCTACCATCTCCATCCAACAGAAATATTATGATTACCCTTTATTTCTTCCTTTGTTGAATACGCATAGTCAAAATATAAATGCTCGGAGTTAAAACCCATCCCAAAGGCAATCCTCCCATCCTCTATTCCGAATCTAAGAGGCAAAACCCCTGCAACACTCCACTCAAGACCTCCGTAGTATATTGGATCAATTCCCCTCCTAAAAACTTTATCAACTCTACCAGTTATAATTATACCCTCCTTAAACCACCCTTCTTCCCGAAAAAGATTCACCCCACAAAGCACAGAACCAACTGGCAAAAGCTCTTCATTTAGCCCACTACTCCAACTTATCCCAGAATTCAGAATATCCTTTAATGCAATACCGACAAAGAAAAACTTA includes:
- a CDS encoding four helix bundle protein produces the protein MRNVREYDVFNVSHKMTLEIYKLTKSFPKEEICGLVSQLRRSTYSIPMNLGEGGGRKGEKDFARFVSIALDSCEEVRYQLLLSKDLGYIDNKDYERIESEYERIKMMLSKLFSRVAESGGRIV